The following coding sequences lie in one Enterococcus sp. 9E7_DIV0242 genomic window:
- the dnaK gene encoding molecular chaperone DnaK has translation MSKIIGIDLGTTNSAVAVLEGGEAKIIANPEGNRTTPSVVSFKNGEIQVGEVAKRQAVTNPHTVSSIKRYMGEAGYKVEADGKTYTPQEISAMVLQYLKGFAEEYLGEKVEKAVITVPAYFNDAQRQATKDAGKIAGLEVERIVNEPTAAALAYGLDKTDKEEKILVFDLGGGTFDVSILELGDGVFDVLSTSGDNNLGGDDFDNKIIDYMVAEFKKENGIDLGQDKMALQRLKDAAEKAKKDLSGVTSTQISLPFITAGDAGPLHLEMNLTRAKFDELTADLVERTKIPVRQALKDADLNASDIDEVILVGGSTRIPAVVEAVRKETNKEPNKSVNPDEVVAMGAAIQGGVITGDVKDVVLLDVTPLSLGIETMGSVFTKLIDRNTTIPTSKSQVFSTAADNQPAVDIHVLQGERPMAADNKTLGRFQLTDIPPAPRGVPQIEVSFDIDKNGIVNVRAKDLGTQKEQTITIKSSSGLSDEEIERMVKDAEANAEADKQRKEEVDLRNDVDALLFTVDKTLKELEGKVDAEDVTKAEEARDELKAAVEANDIELMKTKRDALNEIVQNLSVKLYEQAAQQQAQENPEAAQGGADDVVDADFEEVEKDED, from the coding sequence ATGAGTAAAATAATCGGTATTGACTTAGGTACAACAAACTCAGCAGTAGCTGTTTTAGAAGGCGGAGAAGCAAAAATTATTGCAAATCCGGAAGGAAACCGTACAACTCCTTCAGTAGTATCATTCAAAAATGGCGAAATTCAAGTAGGGGAAGTAGCAAAACGTCAGGCAGTGACAAACCCTCATACTGTTTCATCTATCAAACGTTACATGGGTGAAGCTGGCTATAAAGTAGAAGCAGACGGAAAAACATATACACCTCAAGAAATCTCTGCAATGGTTTTACAATATCTTAAAGGCTTTGCAGAAGAATATCTGGGAGAAAAAGTTGAAAAAGCGGTTATTACAGTACCGGCTTACTTCAATGATGCACAACGTCAAGCAACGAAAGATGCTGGTAAAATTGCCGGTTTGGAAGTTGAACGTATCGTCAACGAGCCAACTGCAGCAGCATTAGCTTATGGGCTAGACAAAACAGATAAAGAAGAAAAAATCCTTGTATTTGACTTGGGTGGTGGTACATTTGACGTATCGATCCTTGAATTAGGAGACGGCGTATTCGATGTATTGTCTACTTCAGGCGATAACAACCTTGGTGGGGATGATTTTGATAACAAGATCATTGATTACATGGTTGCTGAGTTCAAAAAAGAAAACGGCATTGATCTTGGTCAAGATAAGATGGCCTTGCAACGTCTGAAAGATGCTGCTGAAAAAGCGAAAAAAGATTTGTCAGGTGTAACAAGCACACAAATCAGCTTACCGTTTATCACAGCTGGCGACGCTGGTCCTTTACATTTAGAAATGAACTTGACTCGTGCGAAATTTGATGAATTGACAGCTGATCTTGTAGAACGTACAAAAATTCCAGTTCGTCAAGCGTTGAAAGATGCTGATTTGAATGCTTCTGATATCGATGAAGTAATCCTAGTTGGTGGTTCTACACGTATTCCTGCTGTTGTTGAAGCAGTACGTAAGGAAACAAACAAAGAACCAAACAAATCAGTAAACCCGGATGAAGTTGTAGCAATGGGTGCGGCAATCCAAGGGGGCGTTATCACAGGTGATGTGAAAGACGTTGTACTATTGGACGTAACACCATTATCACTTGGTATCGAAACAATGGGTAGTGTCTTTACTAAATTGATCGATCGTAATACAACAATCCCAACAAGTAAATCTCAAGTATTCTCTACAGCAGCGGATAACCAGCCGGCAGTAGATATCCATGTCCTGCAAGGGGAACGTCCTATGGCAGCAGACAATAAAACATTAGGAAGATTCCAATTAACAGATATTCCGCCAGCACCACGTGGCGTACCTCAAATCGAAGTAAGCTTCGATATCGATAAAAACGGTATTGTAAACGTACGTGCTAAAGATTTAGGTACTCAAAAGGAACAAACAATCACAATCAAATCATCTTCAGGTTTATCTGATGAGGAGATCGAACGCATGGTTAAAGATGCGGAAGCAAATGCTGAAGCAGATAAACAACGTAAAGAAGAAGTTGACCTTCGCAATGACGTAGATGCATTGTTGTTCACTGTTGATAAAACATTGAAAGAGCTTGAAGGAAAAGTAGATGCTGAAGACGTGACAAAAGCAGAAGAAGCACGTGATGAATTGAAAGCCGCTGTTGAAGCAAATGATATCGAGCTGATGAAGACGAAACGTGACGCATTGAACGAAATCGTTCAAAACCTTTCTGTAAAACTTTACGAACAAGCAGCACAGCAGCAAGCACAAGAAAATCCTGAAGCAGCACAAGGCGGAGCTGATGATGTCGTAGATGCTGACTTTGAAGAAGTCGAAAAAGACGAAGACTAA
- the grpE gene encoding nucleotide exchange factor GrpE, which produces MDNEKQEEVKDDIQDQTENVDETETLSETDTLKNELNEMEDKFLRARAEIANMSNRFKNERELLVRYRSQDLGKKILPAMDNLERAMAIEVDDEQGASLKKGISMVHENLLNALKEEGIEEIPAVGAAFDPNLHQAVQTVPAGEGVESDTIVEVLQKGYKLQDRILRASMVVVAQ; this is translated from the coding sequence TTGGATAATGAAAAACAAGAAGAAGTAAAAGATGATATTCAGGATCAGACAGAAAACGTGGACGAGACAGAAACACTGTCAGAAACGGATACGCTGAAAAATGAATTGAATGAAATGGAAGATAAATTCTTACGTGCACGAGCGGAAATCGCTAATATGAGCAATCGTTTCAAAAACGAACGTGAGCTTTTGGTTCGCTATAGATCTCAGGATTTAGGGAAGAAGATTTTGCCGGCAATGGATAATTTGGAACGCGCGATGGCAATCGAAGTAGATGATGAACAAGGAGCTAGCTTGAAAAAAGGTATCTCTATGGTTCATGAAAATTTGCTGAATGCATTGAAGGAAGAAGGAATTGAAGAAATTCCTGCTGTCGGTGCAGCTTTTGATCCTAATCTACATCAGGCAGTTCAAACTGTCCCTGCAGGCGAGGGTGTCGAATCAGATACGATCGTAGAAGTTCTGCAAAAGGGCTACAAATTACAGGATCGTATTTTACGTGCCAGCATGGTCGTTGTAGCACAATAG